One part of the Halobacteria archaeon AArc-dxtr1 genome encodes these proteins:
- a CDS encoding MarR family winged helix-turn-helix transcriptional regulator, translated as MSSEMAQPTDAVADRVYDLSPSPKLVYKVLEQEGEMTQAELVAASRLCPRTVRYALGKLADVDLVTSRVHMGDARQSVYRLEE; from the coding sequence ATGAGCTCAGAGATGGCCCAACCAACTGACGCCGTGGCGGATCGCGTGTACGATCTCTCCCCCAGCCCAAAGCTGGTCTACAAGGTTTTAGAGCAGGAAGGCGAGATGACTCAAGCGGAACTCGTCGCCGCGTCTCGACTCTGCCCGCGGACCGTCCGGTACGCCCTGGGAAAGTTAGCGGACGTCGATCTGGTGACGAGCCGGGTCCACATGGGAGATGCACGCCAGTCGGTGTACCGGCTCGAGGAGTGA
- a CDS encoding type II toxin-antitoxin system PemK/MazF family toxin: MTVRRGDIVIVELDPTKGSEQRGTRPCLVVQNNVGNEHAPTTIVVPFTTSFDDELYPFEVLVPANESHLHEDSVAMCSQLRTVSIEHRIETVIGSISDDRMEKVDTALEYSLGLRGSW, encoded by the coding sequence ATGACGGTACGTCGGGGAGACATCGTGATCGTCGAACTCGACCCAACGAAGGGATCGGAGCAGCGAGGGACCCGACCGTGTCTCGTCGTCCAAAACAACGTCGGGAACGAACACGCACCCACGACGATCGTCGTCCCGTTTACGACGTCGTTCGACGACGAATTGTACCCGTTCGAAGTACTCGTTCCGGCCAACGAGAGTCATCTTCACGAGGACTCCGTCGCGATGTGCAGCCAACTCCGAACCGTGTCGATCGAACACCGGATCGAAACCGTCATTGGATCCATCTCCGATGATCGGATGGAGAAGGTCGATACCGCGCTCGAGTATAGTCTCGGGTTGCGCGGCTCGTGGTAG
- a CDS encoding alkaline phosphatase family protein, producing MDRTSDCHLLLVGIDAGCLPVLEPLFESGEIPTLQRLVEDGASGPLESQIPPWTASAWPSMYTGKNPGKHGVFDFLSFDGYESDVVNATHVRERPVWELLSEYGITSVVVNVPVTHPAQSFDGALIPGMTAPEDPDCHPDGLLDDVRDACGEYRVYPQSGPEPEASIEGYERTIELRGSAFRYLCDRFDPGFAFVQFQQTDSVFHERPGDKEAIEAVYREVDRQLEETLETVDPENVMLVSDHGIGPVSGHEFRVNEFFRERGYVTGRSDGNGMPDWSQAWRNDLLEGEEASDQETGTLEHAMNVAARFGITTQRVATVLDRVGLKEPIGRRVPDSMVRAASEQVDFPESSVYVRSKSELGVRINLEGREPNGQVPADEYESFRETVIEELRSVETPDGEPMFEAVEPRETYFDGPHLDNGPDILTVPRAFDNAIVADLDDATFAEPMEPWNHKRTGIVAASGPAVDEAAPLQEATIFDIAPTICSLFDVPIDAEMDGDVLPVADAGERMQYPAYAPEPVTATDSRTVEDRLSDLGYL from the coding sequence ATGGACAGGACCTCCGATTGTCATCTCCTCCTTGTGGGTATCGATGCGGGGTGTCTCCCGGTTCTCGAGCCGCTGTTCGAGTCCGGCGAGATTCCGACGCTGCAGCGGCTCGTCGAGGACGGGGCAAGTGGCCCCCTCGAATCCCAGATCCCTCCCTGGACGGCCAGCGCGTGGCCATCGATGTACACCGGGAAAAATCCCGGCAAGCACGGCGTGTTCGACTTTCTCTCGTTCGACGGCTACGAGTCGGACGTGGTTAACGCGACTCACGTTCGAGAACGTCCAGTCTGGGAGTTACTCTCCGAGTACGGAATTACGAGTGTCGTGGTAAACGTCCCCGTAACGCACCCTGCACAGTCGTTCGACGGTGCCCTGATTCCCGGGATGACGGCTCCAGAAGACCCCGACTGCCACCCCGATGGACTGCTCGACGACGTTCGCGACGCCTGTGGGGAGTACCGCGTCTACCCGCAGTCCGGACCCGAACCCGAAGCCTCCATCGAGGGCTACGAGCGCACGATCGAACTTCGGGGGTCGGCGTTCCGGTACCTCTGTGATCGCTTTGATCCCGGCTTCGCGTTCGTCCAGTTCCAGCAGACGGACTCGGTCTTTCACGAGCGTCCGGGCGACAAGGAAGCGATCGAGGCGGTCTACCGAGAAGTCGATCGCCAACTCGAGGAAACGCTCGAGACCGTCGACCCCGAGAACGTGATGCTGGTCAGCGACCACGGGATCGGCCCGGTCTCCGGCCACGAGTTCCGGGTCAACGAGTTCTTCCGCGAACGCGGCTACGTAACCGGGCGCAGCGACGGAAACGGCATGCCAGACTGGTCTCAGGCCTGGCGCAACGATCTTCTCGAAGGTGAGGAGGCAAGCGACCAAGAGACAGGGACACTCGAGCACGCGATGAACGTCGCCGCTCGCTTCGGAATCACGACCCAGCGCGTCGCGACCGTCTTAGATCGCGTCGGGCTCAAGGAACCGATCGGACGGCGCGTTCCGGACAGCATGGTCCGGGCTGCAAGCGAACAGGTCGACTTCCCCGAGTCATCGGTGTACGTCCGCTCGAAGAGCGAACTCGGCGTCCGGATCAACCTCGAGGGACGAGAGCCGAACGGACAGGTGCCAGCCGACGAGTACGAGTCGTTCCGCGAAACCGTCATCGAGGAGCTCCGATCCGTCGAGACACCTGACGGCGAGCCCATGTTCGAGGCCGTCGAGCCCCGCGAGACGTACTTCGATGGTCCACACCTCGACAACGGCCCCGACATCCTCACCGTGCCGCGGGCGTTCGATAACGCGATCGTCGCCGATCTCGACGACGCCACGTTCGCCGAGCCGATGGAGCCCTGGAACCACAAGCGAACCGGGATCGTCGCCGCGAGCGGTCCCGCGGTAGACGAGGCCGCCCCGCTCCAGGAGGCGACGATCTTCGATATCGCTCCGACGATCTGCTCACTGTTCGACGTCCCCATCGACGCCGAGATGGACGGCGACGTCCTCCCCGTAGCCGACGCCGGCGAGCGGATGCAGTACCCCGCCTACGCACCGGAGCCGGTGACTGCGACGGACTCGCGTACCGTCGAAGACCGACTCTCTGATCTCGGGTACCTCTAA
- a CDS encoding helicase-related protein, producing the protein MTDDRPSSPVEKTPSNPDEPTPDESAQEEPPADAFTVADFHDASEHAGRPVLTASTVAQALEIPHEAASDHLDRLTQHGELQRLSVSTDPVVWYPSELEDLTERERVVVFPKRREIVVDRPAQFTRAQLSQFAHLEETNGEDGYRYVVRPEDVWQAPHDDFESLLRTVRQALGQRSDELEEWIESQWDRARQFRLLTHSDGYTVLEARSPEIMGNVAQEKLDEEHLHAPISETEAWVREGAEAAIKRVLYEAGYPVRDDRELEGGEELSVSLEVSLRDYQRTWVDRFAEAGEGVFVGPPGSGKTIAAMGAIAHVGGETLILVPSRDLARQWNEELLARTSLEPEQIGQYHGGRKEVRPVTIATYQIAGMDRHRSLFDDREWGLVVFDECQHVPSDVYRRSTHLQSRHRLGLSASPIREDDREAEIFTLVGPPIGTDWEALFEAGFVAEPELEIRYVPWGDEDEQNAYGSAEGREKYRIAAQNRGKIDDVRYLLSAHPDSRALVFVDYLDQGREIAAALDAPFLSGETPHHERRRLLERFRQGELDQLVVSRVGDEGIDLPTADLAIVASGLGGSRRQGTQRAGRTMRPAGGALVYVLATRGTREEEFARRQLQHLGRQGISVTERTLDDREG; encoded by the coding sequence GTGACCGACGACCGCCCTTCGTCCCCCGTCGAAAAGACACCATCCAACCCCGACGAACCCACGCCCGACGAATCGGCCCAGGAGGAGCCGCCAGCTGACGCGTTCACCGTCGCCGACTTCCACGACGCGAGCGAGCACGCGGGACGCCCGGTTCTCACGGCGAGCACCGTCGCCCAGGCCCTCGAGATTCCCCACGAGGCGGCGAGCGACCATCTCGACCGGTTGACACAGCACGGTGAGCTACAGCGACTCTCGGTCTCGACCGATCCCGTCGTCTGGTACCCGAGCGAACTCGAGGACCTCACCGAGCGCGAGCGGGTCGTCGTCTTTCCGAAGCGCCGCGAGATCGTTGTCGACCGGCCCGCCCAGTTTACCCGAGCGCAGCTCTCGCAGTTCGCTCACCTCGAAGAGACCAACGGCGAGGACGGGTACCGGTACGTCGTCCGTCCTGAGGACGTCTGGCAAGCGCCCCACGACGACTTCGAGAGTCTCCTGCGGACGGTTCGACAGGCACTTGGCCAGCGATCGGACGAACTCGAGGAGTGGATCGAGAGCCAGTGGGACCGGGCTCGCCAGTTCCGGCTGCTGACCCACTCCGACGGCTACACCGTCCTCGAGGCTCGTAGCCCCGAGATCATGGGCAACGTCGCACAGGAAAAACTCGACGAGGAGCACCTCCACGCGCCGATCTCCGAGACCGAAGCCTGGGTCCGCGAGGGGGCAGAAGCCGCGATCAAGCGCGTGCTCTACGAGGCGGGGTACCCAGTTCGAGACGATCGCGAACTCGAGGGTGGCGAGGAACTGTCGGTCTCTCTGGAAGTCTCCCTGCGGGACTACCAGCGAACGTGGGTCGACCGCTTCGCCGAGGCCGGCGAGGGCGTCTTCGTCGGCCCGCCGGGCAGCGGGAAGACGATCGCCGCGATGGGGGCGATCGCCCACGTCGGCGGCGAAACGCTGATTCTGGTCCCGAGCCGCGATCTGGCCAGACAGTGGAACGAGGAGTTACTCGCCCGAACCAGCCTCGAACCCGAACAGATCGGCCAGTACCACGGCGGCCGCAAGGAGGTCCGCCCGGTCACGATCGCGACCTACCAGATTGCCGGGATGGACCGCCACCGCAGTCTCTTCGACGACCGCGAGTGGGGGCTGGTCGTCTTCGACGAGTGCCAACACGTTCCAAGCGACGTCTACCGACGCAGCACGCACCTCCAGTCCCGGCACCGACTGGGGCTGTCAGCGAGTCCCATCCGCGAGGATGACCGCGAAGCCGAGATCTTCACGCTCGTCGGCCCGCCGATCGGCACCGACTGGGAGGCGCTGTTCGAGGCCGGCTTCGTCGCCGAACCCGAACTCGAGATCCGGTACGTGCCGTGGGGTGACGAGGACGAACAGAACGCCTACGGCTCCGCGGAGGGTCGAGAAAAGTACCGAATCGCTGCCCAGAACCGGGGGAAAATCGACGACGTTCGGTACCTGTTGTCCGCCCACCCCGACTCGCGGGCGCTCGTCTTCGTCGACTACCTCGATCAGGGCCGAGAGATCGCTGCGGCCCTCGACGCCCCCTTCCTCTCCGGTGAGACGCCCCACCACGAGCGTCGGCGACTGCTCGAGCGGTTCAGACAGGGCGAACTGGATCAGCTCGTCGTCTCTCGCGTCGGCGACGAGGGGATCGACCTACCCACTGCCGACCTGGCGATCGTCGCCTCCGGCCTGGGCGGCTCACGTCGGCAGGGCACCCAGCGGGCGGGCCGGACGATGCGGCCGGCCGGCGGCGCGCTCGTCTACGTGCTCGCGACGCGGGGGACGCGCGAGGAGGAGTTCGCCCGTCGCCAGCTCCAACACCTCGGCAGGCAGGGGATCTCAGTGACCGAGCGGACCCTCGACGATCGCGAGGGGTAG
- a CDS encoding GNAT family N-acetyltransferase: MSIEIETLDPIADADRWNRYVERSPATNPFFRAEALSLQAEDSGTTPHLLAGFKGQEVVGLFPLFEYSRGPVTGVFSPAPFSWSCYLGPAMANIEKLKQRKADRRTKRFLEGCHEWIETELSPIYSKFVAAEFTDVRPFRWNGYNIDPGYTYIVDLAPDADDVLDRFSGDARNNIRNAPEDRYVVEEGTLADVDRIVDQVRARYESQGRSYQMSNYFARSMYETLPEGALRPYVCRIDGEFAGGILVVESETTRYRWQGGVKPDADVDVPVNDVLDWQVMADGIEDGIERYDLVGAGVPNINRYKAKFNPHLEHNYTITSGEFGLNLMIDRYRKMR, encoded by the coding sequence ATGAGCATCGAAATCGAGACGCTGGATCCGATCGCCGACGCCGACAGGTGGAACCGGTACGTCGAGCGCTCGCCCGCGACGAACCCGTTCTTTCGCGCCGAGGCGCTCTCGCTGCAGGCGGAGGACTCGGGGACGACCCCACACCTTCTCGCCGGCTTCAAAGGCCAGGAGGTCGTGGGGCTGTTCCCGCTGTTCGAGTACTCACGTGGGCCGGTTACCGGCGTCTTCTCGCCGGCGCCGTTCTCGTGGTCGTGTTATCTCGGGCCCGCAATGGCGAACATCGAGAAGCTGAAGCAGCGAAAAGCCGACCGGCGGACCAAGCGCTTTCTGGAGGGCTGTCACGAGTGGATCGAGACGGAGCTCTCGCCGATCTACAGCAAGTTCGTCGCCGCCGAGTTCACCGACGTCAGACCGTTTCGCTGGAACGGGTACAACATCGATCCGGGCTACACGTACATCGTCGACTTAGCGCCCGACGCCGACGACGTCCTAGACCGATTCAGCGGCGACGCCCGGAACAACATCCGGAACGCACCCGAAGACCGCTACGTCGTCGAGGAGGGAACGCTCGCCGACGTCGACCGGATTGTCGATCAGGTCAGAGCGCGCTATGAAAGCCAGGGGCGTTCCTACCAGATGAGCAATTACTTCGCCCGATCGATGTACGAGACCCTTCCCGAGGGGGCGCTCCGGCCGTACGTCTGCCGGATCGACGGCGAGTTCGCCGGTGGCATCCTCGTCGTCGAGTCCGAGACGACCCGCTACCGGTGGCAAGGCGGCGTCAAACCCGACGCAGACGTCGACGTTCCGGTCAACGACGTGTTAGACTGGCAGGTGATGGCCGACGGTATCGAGGACGGGATCGAACGCTACGACCTGGTCGGCGCCGGCGTCCCGAACATCAACCGCTACAAGGCCAAGTTCAACCCGCATCTCGAACATAACTACACGATCACCTCGGGGGAGTTCGGGCTGAACCTGATGATCGACCGGTACCGCAAGATGCGGTAG
- a CDS encoding AbrB/MazE/SpoVT family DNA-binding domain-containing protein has translation MVDVTKRRVGDRGQVTLPKELREAFDIGGGDEVEIREESGKIVIEKPITRDDLADGYRARADQLRALSEEMDGVSREADESLGDAPEWD, from the coding sequence ATGGTCGACGTAACGAAACGACGTGTCGGCGATCGCGGACAGGTCACGCTCCCAAAGGAACTGCGCGAAGCGTTCGACATCGGCGGCGGCGACGAGGTGGAAATCCGCGAAGAATCGGGGAAGATCGTCATCGAGAAACCGATCACGCGAGACGATCTCGCGGACGGGTACCGCGCGCGGGCCGATCAGCTTCGGGCCCTCTCTGAGGAGATGGACGGCGTTTCACGGGAGGCCGACGAGTCTCTCGGCGACGCCCCGGAGTGGGACTAG
- a CDS encoding DegT/DnrJ/EryC1/StrS family aminotransferase — translation MITNTPPLSVWSLAASEPTGFESFFDHHVEEKTYYGSGKVALRDGLDTVTTRGENVLLPSYIPDAVAEPIRELGLEPRYYAVRRDFGANLADVESRIDDQTGAILSVNYFGFPQPELDAIAEIASDADCYHVDDNAHAPISVHEGQLLGTHGHLGITSLWKLLPVPNGALLYINDPEIAAQFTPSTVAGVSDRLGLHDYRFLLKSVVQDTLERNPSVRRSVDALVADSGLGEVPASPTSRYEGGKRQMSVLTRRVLADADRRSIRDRRRRNFQSWQRLAASRDDVEPVVESLPDGICPQVFPIYARDVTTLLAELERRGVDGAHTWPRLSNRVDGNPTYEVANSLSEEVVVLPVHQHVDPDEIEAVCDRLCG, via the coding sequence ATGATCACCAACACGCCACCACTTTCGGTCTGGTCGCTCGCCGCGTCGGAACCGACCGGTTTCGAGTCGTTTTTCGACCACCACGTCGAGGAGAAGACCTACTACGGCTCGGGAAAGGTGGCGCTTCGCGATGGGCTCGATACCGTCACCACTCGTGGCGAGAACGTGTTGTTGCCGTCGTACATCCCCGACGCCGTTGCCGAGCCGATCCGCGAACTCGGGCTCGAACCGCGATACTACGCCGTCCGCCGCGATTTCGGGGCAAACCTCGCAGACGTAGAGAGCCGGATCGACGATCAGACGGGTGCCATCCTCTCAGTGAACTACTTTGGCTTCCCACAACCCGAACTGGACGCGATTGCCGAAATCGCCAGCGACGCCGACTGCTACCACGTCGACGACAACGCCCACGCTCCGATCAGTGTCCACGAGGGACAGCTACTCGGTACCCACGGCCATCTCGGGATCACCAGTCTCTGGAAGCTCTTGCCGGTTCCAAACGGAGCACTGCTGTACATAAACGACCCCGAGATTGCAGCTCAGTTCACTCCGTCGACGGTTGCTGGCGTCAGCGACCGCCTCGGACTTCACGATTATCGGTTCCTCCTCAAATCCGTCGTCCAGGACACCCTCGAGCGCAACCCGTCGGTTCGCCGATCAGTCGACGCGCTCGTCGCAGACAGCGGCCTCGGCGAGGTTCCAGCGTCGCCCACCAGCCGGTACGAGGGGGGAAAGCGACAGATGTCGGTACTCACTCGCCGGGTGCTCGCCGATGCCGATCGTCGCTCGATTCGCGACCGACGGCGACGGAACTTCCAGAGCTGGCAGCGCCTCGCCGCGTCGAGAGACGATGTCGAACCGGTCGTCGAGTCGCTTCCTGATGGGATCTGTCCACAGGTGTTTCCGATCTACGCACGCGACGTGACCACGTTACTCGCCGAACTCGAGCGACGTGGCGTCGACGGCGCACACACCTGGCCACGTCTCTCAAACCGCGTTGACGGAAATCCGACGTACGAGGTCGCCAATTCACTCTCCGAGGAGGTCGTGGTGCTTCCTGTCCACCAACACGTCGATCCTGACGAAATCGAGGCCGTCTGCGATCGTCTCTGCGGTTAG
- a CDS encoding DUF87 domain-containing protein, with amino-acid sequence MSDDREIVVGEAADGDDVTLPVVELLTGRGFVTGKSGSGKSNTASVLAEELLEAGFPLLIVDTDGEYYGLKEEYEMLHAGADEECDIQIGPEHAEQMATLALEENVPIILDVSGYLDEDVADELLRKTARQLFVKEKKLKKPFLLVVEEVHEYIPEGGGVGETGKLLIKIGKRGRKHGLGILGISQRPADVKKDFITQANWLVWHRLTWDNDTKVVGRIIDTEYTERVSELDDGQAFVQTDWTETDVRKVQFRRKRTFDAGATPGLDDFERPELKSVSDALVGELQEISERKQSEQSRIEELESELEKREQRIATLEDKLAAARDVSNAAEQMAQALRQPDTVQTQLPDVDEELRRLHDEVVELERERDELREELAARDEEIESLEESLEERTKIFEEENASLRVHVAERADIERELEAQIAELEGKIETLTEESEWMAQASAHLSERLGRRRERIAELESALETQREEFDEERRELEERIDALETEIVTDESDERRDGEPDDNSEDDSIIVSGGDEVAFGYSQIDTDADDDILVPTDDVGSEADRSSGGSESGPASGPTVSTEHADAAADRDQDDESGGDGTADRPAEIAAADDESVEKAVVDDGRAVKSASDDESVEKATVDDGRAEKVATDEEPSDGAIGPGSVDGSVSTGGSESIVNSGRPTGATAWADAILSDATDRGEFEDNGAVDSEAAPDGTQDGEDDSEETPVSDPPSGSPTPSALDDRITVAADGSRCDVDTAYQIVETLHEDGGASAEALAGDVSRSPIAVQSLLSELRVRGVLDRTASGTYSLEADVRASLSSLQDD; translated from the coding sequence ATGAGCGACGATCGCGAGATCGTCGTCGGGGAGGCGGCCGACGGCGACGACGTGACCCTTCCGGTCGTCGAACTGCTCACCGGGCGGGGGTTCGTCACGGGCAAGTCGGGGTCGGGAAAGTCAAACACTGCCTCGGTACTCGCCGAAGAACTGCTGGAGGCGGGCTTTCCCCTCCTGATCGTCGACACCGACGGCGAGTACTACGGCCTGAAAGAGGAGTACGAGATGCTCCACGCGGGCGCAGACGAGGAGTGTGACATCCAGATCGGCCCGGAGCACGCAGAACAGATGGCGACGCTCGCCCTCGAGGAGAACGTCCCGATCATCCTCGACGTCTCCGGCTATCTCGACGAGGACGTCGCCGACGAGTTGCTCCGGAAGACGGCCCGACAGCTGTTCGTCAAGGAGAAGAAGCTAAAGAAGCCGTTCTTACTGGTCGTCGAGGAGGTCCACGAGTACATTCCCGAGGGCGGCGGCGTCGGTGAGACGGGCAAGCTACTGATCAAGATCGGCAAGCGCGGGCGCAAGCACGGATTGGGCATTCTAGGCATCAGCCAGCGCCCTGCAGACGTCAAGAAAGACTTCATCACGCAGGCGAACTGGCTGGTTTGGCACCGGCTCACCTGGGATAACGACACGAAGGTGGTCGGCCGGATCATCGACACCGAGTACACCGAACGCGTCTCCGAGCTCGACGACGGTCAGGCGTTCGTCCAGACCGACTGGACCGAGACCGACGTCCGGAAGGTTCAGTTCCGACGCAAGCGCACCTTCGACGCGGGTGCAACGCCCGGCTTGGACGACTTCGAGCGCCCCGAGCTCAAATCCGTCTCCGATGCCCTTGTCGGCGAACTGCAGGAAATCTCGGAACGAAAGCAATCCGAACAGAGCCGAATCGAGGAGCTCGAATCGGAACTCGAGAAACGCGAGCAGCGCATCGCGACCCTAGAGGACAAACTCGCCGCCGCCCGGGACGTCTCGAACGCCGCCGAACAGATGGCCCAGGCGCTGCGCCAGCCCGACACGGTCCAGACCCAGCTTCCCGACGTCGACGAGGAACTTCGCCGACTCCACGACGAGGTCGTCGAACTCGAACGCGAGCGCGACGAGCTCCGCGAGGAGCTGGCCGCGCGTGACGAAGAGATCGAGTCTTTAGAGGAGTCCTTGGAGGAACGAACCAAGATCTTCGAAGAGGAAAACGCCTCCCTGCGCGTGCACGTCGCCGAGCGCGCCGACATCGAGCGCGAACTCGAAGCGCAGATCGCGGAGCTCGAGGGCAAAATCGAGACGCTCACCGAAGAAAGCGAGTGGATGGCACAAGCAAGCGCTCACCTCTCCGAGCGACTCGGCCGTCGGCGAGAACGGATCGCAGAACTCGAGTCGGCCCTCGAGACACAACGCGAGGAGTTCGACGAGGAGCGACGCGAACTCGAGGAGCGAATCGACGCGCTCGAAACGGAGATCGTCACCGATGAGAGCGACGAGCGCCGCGACGGCGAACCCGACGACAACTCCGAGGACGACTCGATCATCGTCAGCGGTGGCGACGAGGTGGCGTTTGGCTACTCACAGATCGACACCGACGCCGACGACGATATTCTCGTTCCGACCGACGACGTCGGCAGCGAGGCGGACCGGTCCAGCGGCGGATCGGAGTCCGGGCCGGCATCCGGTCCGACGGTGAGCACGGAGCATGCCGACGCCGCCGCCGACCGAGACCAAGACGACGAGTCCGGTGGTGACGGGACCGCTGACCGTCCCGCCGAAATCGCGGCTGCGGACGACGAGAGTGTCGAGAAGGCGGTTGTGGACGACGGGAGGGCTGTGAAGTCGGCTTCGGATGACGAGAGTGTCGAGAAAGCGACCGTGGACGACGGGAGGGCCGAAAAAGTGGCTACAGATGAGGAACCTTCCGACGGAGCAATCGGCCCGGGCTCAGTAGACGGTTCGGTGTCGACTGGCGGCTCCGAATCGATCGTCAACTCCGGGAGACCCACTGGTGCTACCGCCTGGGCGGACGCGATCCTCTCGGACGCAACGGACCGTGGTGAGTTCGAGGACAACGGGGCTGTCGACTCCGAGGCCGCACCTGATGGGACCCAAGACGGCGAGGACGACTCTGAGGAGACGCCAGTCTCTGACCCGCCTTCCGGCAGCCCGACGCCCTCGGCGCTGGACGACCGGATAACCGTTGCGGCCGATGGCTCTCGCTGTGATGTCGACACCGCCTACCAGATCGTCGAAACGCTGCACGAAGATGGCGGGGCATCGGCGGAAGCGCTCGCCGGCGACGTCAGCCGCTCACCGATCGCGGTCCAGAGTCTGCTTTCGGAGCTTCGGGTGCGCGGCGTCCTCGACCGGACGGCGTCTGGAACGTACAGCTTAGAAGCCGACGTCCGGGCGTCACTCTCCTCACTACAGGACGACTAA